In Mycobacterium branderi, the DNA window ACGCGCAACCGCGTCGGCTTGGTCCCGCCGAGCGCGCCTTCGATGGGGTGCGGGTGCTCTCGTTTACCCACGCCATCGCTGGGCCGACCGTGGGCCGCACCTTGGCCGAGCACGGCGCCGACGTGCTGTGTGCAACGCGCCCGATGGACTACGAGCACGACTTCATCTACGCCGAGGCCAACATCGGATCGCGCAGCGCCAACCTCGATCTCACGACTGAAAAGGGCAAAGGCCAGGTCGAGCGGCTGCTGGCCGACGCGCACGTCGTCGTCAACAACCATCGCGGCTCGAAACTGGAAAAACTCGGCATCGACCCTAATCAGCTCGCCGAAACCCATCCCGGCCTAGTCCATGTCTCGGTGACCTGCTACGGGTCGTCAGGCCCGTGGGCACAACGCGGCGGATTCGACATGAACGGCTCAGCCGCGTCGGGACTCATGACCATCGAAGGCGGCGACGGCGACCCCAAGTTGCCACCGACGGGCATGATCAATGACTTCATCACCGGATATATGGGCGCACTCGGTGCCGCGGCCGGTCTGATAAAACAAGCCAACGAAGGCGGCAGTTGGCACGTCACCGTCAATCTCACCCGCACCGCGATGTGGTATCAAACCCTCGGGCTCGTGGACCCGAGCGCGGCCGGAGCCGACGGCGAGCACAGCCTCCGTGAGCCTGCTGCCTGCGACGCGCAAACTCCCCTCGGCGATATCCACATGCTCGCTCCACCAGTCACTTTCAGCCACACCACCCCGCGCTGGGCCGACCCCATCCTGGTGCCGAAAGGATCGAGCCGCCCGGAGTGGATGACCCAGAGTGCCGATAAGTCGGCGGTCGGCGGAGAGTAGTCGAATGACCGATTTCTGGATCGATGTGCTGCGCGAGGTCAGTAATCGGCGGGCTGATTGAAGATGACCGCAAGGCTGACGACCTTGCCGTCACGCACGCTGAAGTAGTTTGTCAGGACAAGATCGTCGGGCAGGTTGGTCCGGTCGAAAGTGCCGTCGCAGGCGCCGCGCACCACGGTATCGCCGTAGTGATCGAGCACCCCGCGCACTTCGATCGTCACCTTGTCGCCGACCATCTCCTTGGCCACCCAGCGCGTGGCGGCGGCGACGGCGGGCTTGGCCGACGCAGCCGACGCCCGCCGCTGACCCGCCGGGCGGTTTTCGCGAGACAATGCTGAAATGCTCATTGCCCGACGCGCACTGGTCGCACTGCTACTCGTAGCGTGCAGCACCTTTTGTGGACGCGCCAACGCCGACGTGCCACCGGTCAGCGCGAAAGCGCAGGCGGCGGGTTTCGTCGACGTCCGCAGCTATGTTCCGGACGCCATCATCGACTTGCGCTACGCGACGCCCAACAATTTCACCGGCGCACCACTGTATCCGGCCGACGCGCGCTGCCTGGTACACGAATCCATGGCGCCGGGCCTCGCAACGGCCGCCAATGCTTTGCGTCAGCAGGGTCAGGCCCTGGTGTTCTGGGACTGCTATCGGCCGCACGACGTCCAGGTCCGAATGTTCCAAGTTATGCCGAACCCCGCCTGGGTGGC includes these proteins:
- a CDS encoding M15 family metallopeptidase, with the protein product MLIARRALVALLLVACSTFCGRANADVPPVSAKAQAAGFVDVRSYVPDAIIDLRYATPNNFTGAPLYPADARCLVHESMAPGLATAANALRQQGQALVFWDCYRPHDVQVRMFQVMPNPAWVARPGQYAHSHEAGRSVDVTTASTQCPPQRRCFADMGTDFDDFTPRAHASATDGVSPDAQANRARLRNAMNAGGLTVYSGEWWHFDGDGAYADRPILDVPVN
- a CDS encoding CoA transferase, yielding MNSNAAFDPTHALNALLAEVGLSTADAGGVVTFAGRDPILPARHRLGACIGIPMMGNAVAAAAMLRHRGGPDQDLHLDLRQAVHHITPHAYWHPTVAGELPSFALVPDNPFLLLPYRSRDGRIVMASGVYPHLAAKWCRFLDVPPDFDKVASAFAGWDAFELEEAANKATLPLCVARTPDEWLAHPQGALLATQPVIGLTRIGDAQPRRLGPAERAFDGVRVLSFTHAIAGPTVGRTLAEHGADVLCATRPMDYEHDFIYAEANIGSRSANLDLTTEKGKGQVERLLADAHVVVNNHRGSKLEKLGIDPNQLAETHPGLVHVSVTCYGSSGPWAQRGGFDMNGSAASGLMTIEGGDGDPKLPPTGMINDFITGYMGALGAAAGLIKQANEGGSWHVTVNLTRTAMWYQTLGLVDPSAAGADGEHSLREPAACDAQTPLGDIHMLAPPVTFSHTTPRWADPILVPKGSSRPEWMTQSADKSAVGGE